One Anser cygnoides isolate HZ-2024a breed goose chromosome 4, Taihu_goose_T2T_genome, whole genome shotgun sequence genomic region harbors:
- the PPAT gene encoding amidophosphoribosyltransferase isoform X1, whose amino-acid sequence MELEELGIREECGVFGCIASGVWPTELDVPHVITLGLVGLQHRGQESAGIVTSDGESSQAFKVHKGMGLINHVFNADSLKKLYVSNLGIGHTRYSTSGISELQNCQPFVVETLHGKIAVAHNGELTNAVRLRRKLMRHGVGLSTSSDSELITQLLAFTPPLENDDTADWVARIKNLMNETPTSYSLLIMHKDIIYAVRDPYGNRPLCIGRLIPVGDMNGKGKDNSETEGWVVSSESCSFLSIGAEYYREVLPGEIVKISRYDVQTLDVVPRPEGDPSAFCIFEYVYFARPDSIFEGQMVYSVRRRCGQQLAIEAPVEADLVSTVPESATPAALGYAQKCGLPYVEVLCKNRYVGRTFIQPNMRLRQLGVAKKFGVLSDNFKGKRVVIIDDSIVRGNTISPIIKLLRESGAKEVHIRVASPPIRFPCYMGINIPTKEELIANRPEFHDLANYIGADSVVYLSVEGLVSSVQESIRARQENENSLKTQKSRVGKIGHCTACLTGEYPVELEW is encoded by the exons GGGCCAGGAGAGTGCTGGAATTGTGACAAGTGATGGAGAGTCATCCCAGGCATTCAAAGTGCACAAG GGAATGGGTCTTATAAATCACGTGTTCAATGCAGACAGCCTGAAGAAGCTGTATGTTTCAAACCTTGGTATTGGGCACACCAGGTACTCTACCTCCGGGATCTCTGAGCTGCAGAACTGCCAGCCTTTTGTCGTAGAAACTCTTCATGGCAAGATCGCTGTGGCACACAACGGTGAACTAACAAATGCGGTGCGACTGAGGAGGAAG CTTATGCGGCATGGTGTAGGACTGTCGACCAGTTCTGACAGTGAATTGATCACCCAGCTGCTGGCTTTCACACCTCCTCTAGAAAATGATGACACTGCTGATTGGGTAGCAAG AATAAAAAATTTAATGAATGAAACTCCAACTTCTTATTCGTTGCTAATTATGCATAAAGACATAATTTATGCAGTACGTGATCCGTATGGAAATCGTCCACTCTGCATTGGTCGCCTTATTCCAGTAGGGGACATGAATGGAAAAG gaaaggATAACAGTGAAACAGAAGGATGGGTAGTCTCCTCTGAATCCTGTAGCTTTTTATCTATTGGTGCAGA GTACTACCGTGAAGTCCTTCCTGGAGAGATTGTGAAAATATCCAGGTATGATGTTCAAACGCTGGATGTGGTACCAAGACCTGAAGGAGATCCGTCAGCGTTCTGCATATTTGAATATGTTTATTTTGCAAGACCAGACAGTATCTTTGAAG GTCAAATGGTGTATTCAGTCAGGAGGAGATGCGGTCAGCAACTTGCTATTGAAGCACCTGTGGAAGCAGACCTGGTCAGCACCGTTCCAGAGTCTGCaaccccagcagctctgggctACGCTCAAAAG TGTGGACTGCCATATGTTGAAGTACTCTGTAAAAATCGGTATGTAGGAAGAACGTTTATCCAGCCAAATATGAGGTTACGGCAACTTGGTGTTGCAAAGAAGTTTGGCGTTCTGTCTGACAATTTTAAAGGCAAGCGAGTTGTTATCATTGACGATTCAATTGTGCGGGGCAATACCATTTCACCCATAATAAAACTATTACGGGAATCAGGAGCTAAGGAG GTACACATCCGTGTGGCTTCACCTCCCATAAGATTTCCTTGTTACATGGGAATAAACATTCCAACAAAAGAAGAACTGATTGCCAACAGACCTGAGTTTCACGACCTTGCAAACTACATAG GGGCAGACAGTGTTGTCTACCTTTCTGTGGAAGGGCTGGTATCATCTGTGCAAGAAAGCATCAGAGCAAGACAAGAGAATGAGAACAGCCTTAAAACCCAGAAATCGCGTGTTGGAAAGATTGGTCATTGCACAGCATGTCTCACTGGAGAATATCCTGTAGAGCTAGAATGGTGA
- the PPAT gene encoding amidophosphoribosyltransferase isoform X2: MGLINHVFNADSLKKLYVSNLGIGHTRYSTSGISELQNCQPFVVETLHGKIAVAHNGELTNAVRLRRKLMRHGVGLSTSSDSELITQLLAFTPPLENDDTADWVARIKNLMNETPTSYSLLIMHKDIIYAVRDPYGNRPLCIGRLIPVGDMNGKGKDNSETEGWVVSSESCSFLSIGAEYYREVLPGEIVKISRYDVQTLDVVPRPEGDPSAFCIFEYVYFARPDSIFEGQMVYSVRRRCGQQLAIEAPVEADLVSTVPESATPAALGYAQKCGLPYVEVLCKNRYVGRTFIQPNMRLRQLGVAKKFGVLSDNFKGKRVVIIDDSIVRGNTISPIIKLLRESGAKEVHIRVASPPIRFPCYMGINIPTKEELIANRPEFHDLANYIGADSVVYLSVEGLVSSVQESIRARQENENSLKTQKSRVGKIGHCTACLTGEYPVELEW; encoded by the exons ATGGGTCTTATAAATCACGTGTTCAATGCAGACAGCCTGAAGAAGCTGTATGTTTCAAACCTTGGTATTGGGCACACCAGGTACTCTACCTCCGGGATCTCTGAGCTGCAGAACTGCCAGCCTTTTGTCGTAGAAACTCTTCATGGCAAGATCGCTGTGGCACACAACGGTGAACTAACAAATGCGGTGCGACTGAGGAGGAAG CTTATGCGGCATGGTGTAGGACTGTCGACCAGTTCTGACAGTGAATTGATCACCCAGCTGCTGGCTTTCACACCTCCTCTAGAAAATGATGACACTGCTGATTGGGTAGCAAG AATAAAAAATTTAATGAATGAAACTCCAACTTCTTATTCGTTGCTAATTATGCATAAAGACATAATTTATGCAGTACGTGATCCGTATGGAAATCGTCCACTCTGCATTGGTCGCCTTATTCCAGTAGGGGACATGAATGGAAAAG gaaaggATAACAGTGAAACAGAAGGATGGGTAGTCTCCTCTGAATCCTGTAGCTTTTTATCTATTGGTGCAGA GTACTACCGTGAAGTCCTTCCTGGAGAGATTGTGAAAATATCCAGGTATGATGTTCAAACGCTGGATGTGGTACCAAGACCTGAAGGAGATCCGTCAGCGTTCTGCATATTTGAATATGTTTATTTTGCAAGACCAGACAGTATCTTTGAAG GTCAAATGGTGTATTCAGTCAGGAGGAGATGCGGTCAGCAACTTGCTATTGAAGCACCTGTGGAAGCAGACCTGGTCAGCACCGTTCCAGAGTCTGCaaccccagcagctctgggctACGCTCAAAAG TGTGGACTGCCATATGTTGAAGTACTCTGTAAAAATCGGTATGTAGGAAGAACGTTTATCCAGCCAAATATGAGGTTACGGCAACTTGGTGTTGCAAAGAAGTTTGGCGTTCTGTCTGACAATTTTAAAGGCAAGCGAGTTGTTATCATTGACGATTCAATTGTGCGGGGCAATACCATTTCACCCATAATAAAACTATTACGGGAATCAGGAGCTAAGGAG GTACACATCCGTGTGGCTTCACCTCCCATAAGATTTCCTTGTTACATGGGAATAAACATTCCAACAAAAGAAGAACTGATTGCCAACAGACCTGAGTTTCACGACCTTGCAAACTACATAG GGGCAGACAGTGTTGTCTACCTTTCTGTGGAAGGGCTGGTATCATCTGTGCAAGAAAGCATCAGAGCAAGACAAGAGAATGAGAACAGCCTTAAAACCCAGAAATCGCGTGTTGGAAAGATTGGTCATTGCACAGCATGTCTCACTGGAGAATATCCTGTAGAGCTAGAATGGTGA